One Capsicum annuum cultivar UCD-10X-F1 chromosome 2, UCD10Xv1.1, whole genome shotgun sequence genomic window carries:
- the LOC124896252 gene encoding uncharacterized protein LOC124896252: MEQLLEDSSVPARHIERNFNIDGSSLSNHGIGDPMIQVRINVAMMLVGLDGKEKKRFWEALDEVVRDMPSSEKIMVAGDFNGHIGVLPGGYGDVHGRYCFWEKNDQGVALLDFVRSFGMAVMNSSFPKKEDHLTKRNS; encoded by the exons ATGGAACAACTGCTGGAAGACAGTTCAGTTCCAGCTAGACATATAGAAAGAAACTTTAACATTGATGGCTCTTCCCTCTCTAACCATGGGATAGGAG ATCCAATGATTCAAGTACGGATAAATGTTGCAATGATGCTG GTGGGCTTGGATGGAAAGGAGAAGaagcggttttgggaggctttggatgaggtggtgagagacATGCCTAGCTCTGAGAAAATTATGGTAGCAGGAGATTTTAATGGTCACATAGGGGTGTTACCGGGAGGCTATGGCGATGTGCATGGTAGGTATTGTTTTTGGGAGAAGAATGATCAGGGAGTGGCTTTGTTGGATTTTGTGAGGTCCTTTGGGATGGCGGTAATGAATTCGAGCTTTCCAAAAAAGGAGGATCACCTAACGAAGCGCAATAGctaa